A segment of the Brassica oleracea var. oleracea cultivar TO1000 unplaced genomic scaffold, BOL UnpScaffold01317, whole genome shotgun sequence genome:
GTATTGAAGGTAAGGACAAATTTATTTCAGAACTCTGTAGATGTTTTGTAGTAAATGACATGGTTATATATCTAGACCGCGGTTTCACTTGTCCAATCCGAATCCTAACCCGAACCGGTACCTTAACGCCCATACCTTTAGTTCCCAAGAATAAGATCTCTCTCTTTGTCTGTATAGTCGAGTTGTTGAACCGCGTTGAAtcttggtgtttttttttttgtttttttttgtttatctatcTGTTTCTGCACTATCTTCTCTCATCTGTTATAACATGACATCATGGGAGCTAATCTACAGATTGCGTGGAGGAAATAGATGCTCAGCGAGTGTATGGTTATGCACTTTTCAAGAACGGGAAACGCATTCGCTTAGCTTACCCCTTGGAGAAGTTTCACACAGATGTATCTGGAAGGAGCTTCCACAATGGACGCTTTATTCAAAGAATGCGTGAGAAAGCTGCTTCACTTCCTAAGTACGTTTCTGGTTTCACATATAGTATTAGCTTATGTTAAAACTAAACAAAGATGCATAGAACATTATTTGAATCACTGATATGTTTTTTATATGAGGCAATATATTTGGTAGCCACTCTTAGAGTAATGGTACTGACTGTTTTTAACTGATTTACTCAACAGTGTTCAGTTAGAGCAAGGAACAGTTGTTTCTCTTCTAGAAGAGAATGGAACAATCAAAGGTGTTAGATATAAGAATAAAGCAGGAGAGGAATCAACAGCATTTGCAGCTTTGACTATAGTTTGTGACGGTTGCTTCTCAAACCTGCGTCGCTCTCTATGCAATCCTCAGGTTAACTTGCTCTTTAGTAttgttctctctcttttttgattCTACAAGTTAGTATATGTCTGTATTATCTTGGCGCAGGTCGATGTACCATCATGTTTTGTGGGTTTGGTCCTAGAGAACTGCAACCTCCCATACGCAAACCACGGACACGTCGTCTTAGCAGATCCATCACCAATCTTGATGTATCCAATCAGCAGCACAGAGGTCAGATGTCTGGTCGACGTCCCTGGTCAGAAAGTGCCTTCTATCGCAAACGGTGAAATGGAAAACTATTTGAAAACCGTTGTGGCTCCTCAGGTAAATGACTACTTTTATCATTCTGTGCACTTTCTTCTCTCTGTTGGTAACACACTTGGTGTGTTGTAGATGCCTCATGAGGTCTATGACTCTTTCATCGCCGCGGTTAACAAAGGAAACATCAAGTCCATGCCCAACAGAAGCATGCCGGCTTCTCCTTACCCTACTCCAGGAGCTTTGTTGATGGGAGACGCATTCAACATGCGTCATCCGTTAACAGGTGGAGGCATGACGGTTGCGTTATCCGACATTGTTGTCCTGCGTAATCTCCTTAGACCGCTCCGTGACCTCAGTGACGGTTCTAGTCTCTGCAAATATCTTGAATCTTTTTACACTCTACGGAAGGTGAGATATTAAGTTTTCTTGTGGTGTTAACTGTGAAACATTGTCTGAAAATGATCTCTCACTTTGCAGCCAGTAGCGTCAACGATCAACACCCTTGCGAATGCGCTTTACAAAGTGTTCTGTTCGTCGAAAGATGAAGCGAGAAACGAGATGAGGGAAGCCTGCTTCGATTATCTGAGCCTTGGAGGCATGTGCACGAGCGGACCAGTGTCTTTGCTTTCGGGTTTGAACCCTCGACCGTTGACTCTTGTCTGCCATTTCTTTGCGGTTGCGGTTTATGGAGTCATACGGTTGTTGATCCCGTTCCCTTCTCCAAAACGCATGTGGCTTGGAGCCAAATTGATCTCGGTACGAATCACATTGTTCTATTTAATCAGTTCTTGTTTTCAAGTTGCATGATCTTAACACGAAAATGGCAGGGAGCATCGGGGATAATATTTCCGATAATAAAAGCGGAAGGAGTTAGGCAGATGTTTTTCCCAGCGACTGTGCCTGCATACTACAGAGCTCCTCCGGTTAAAGGAGAAACCAAATGTTCATAGCTCCAGTTTGATTCTCTATCACAAGAAATGACGtccaaaagaaaatgaaaaaggcACTAAAGAGATGAACTTTGTGGCGAGTTTTGTTGTGTCTGTGTGTTTTTAAACGTATGAATGATTGATTATTTCTGTTTTATAGGTTGCGACGGTTGTATCTTACTAATGGAATATCATTCTTTTTCGTAGCTCCCAAGTGTCTTACTTTAAAAAACCAGGGGTAtagcccccgcgcaagcgcggagccggataagttattgatcgttgtgtagttttgtgtacggaattttgtcgtttatttttttccacttttgttTTTCCGCCTTGTATATAATGGTGATGAACATAACATTTGGAAGTCACACATTttgattaagttgatataagaatgaccggcgaattcatatgcattattttcgtaatgatttgatcgaTCATTAGCGTTATTAGCGCTTTCATGCTCGAAAGATAAAGTTTATGAagttgtttagtatttacttaggtagttgttagtatataaaacaaatagtgtaagaaacaaaatataaaatttgaattcaaaaaattgaacaatttatcgaacaataaattaaattattttcttattttacctaaattaatttcaaaaatatagaattgtaataaaatattttttttaagaaaattcataactctagaaaaatttataaaattatacggttggaaaattattatttatagagttttactcgactttgttaaaaatagtttatggtgGACAAAAGAAATGTCAGAAAtaggtaaacaaaaaaaatacactaCTGACAAATCTTGTATGAGTTAGAAACCGTCGACGTTTcattaataatccaaaatagaaataaaatctccgaacagagaaaacatgcaagggaaaaaatatccaaagtttaTGATGGGAAACAAAGATAAATAGAAAAGACGTTGACGGGCTGATAggaatataatagatatttccaATCACTCACCGCAGCTAAGTGACTTACTTTATTAAAAGTGTTCAATgcatttttactatattttcttttgttttgtcatcATATACTGACTTTGTGAACTAAACGGGTAACTATGCATCCATTTATTTGAACGACAAAGGACGATTGTTTTCTGACattgcgtgctagactatccgtcCGTAAAGTCTCCGTCCGAGGAACATGAATGTTCTCTGAGTTGCggaaatttgttttcaaaatcttaATGCATTCAAGATATATTTCAAATgatggtcattcttctggttctgaaatcatcttcaccaaatgagaacaatccgttgcaaacgtgacATGAAACTGATGCAAATTCCTCATACACTCCGTGACATTACACCAAAGcagtttcattttatttgggGTGATGAACGATTTATTTCCCCAGAAGAACTATCGTATAGCATCAGATCACCACCAAACTATGACCTCGTGCTAAAACTCTATGAATTTAAAGTTGTAAACTTATTTCTCCACGAACTATAAGTTGTAAATTGATTTCTCCCCAAACCGATAGTTCGAAACCTAATTATCCATAGACCATGGTTTTAATCGGTTTACTATTAACTCACCAATTAAATCAATTATGTatcaaactatttaaaaaaaaaaaaaaaaatcttgagtCGAACCACACcacaaacataaatttttttacatcTTGGTGGTACCTGTTGAAAATTACAGCCGACGTTTCGAAGTGATCTGGATTCTCCTAGGAAGGCTTAAGTTCCATAGCACGTTGGCATGACAAAAAC
Coding sequences within it:
- the LOC106321215 gene encoding squalene epoxidase 1, producing the protein MLTTMMEPQLLGWLSPLVISVVLVISVFAFYGLLVKTRRNSNKLDSTTSKIHHDRTVTSTVGSLNVNGRDTVSDVIVVGAGVAGSALAYTLGKDNRRVHVIERDLSEPDRIVGELLQPGGYLKLLELGIEDCVEEIDAQRVYGYALFKNGKRIRLAYPLEKFHTDVSGRSFHNGRFIQRMREKAASLPNVQLEQGTVVSLLEENGTIKGVRYKNKAGEESTAFAALTIVCDGCFSNLRRSLCNPQVDVPSCFVGLVLENCNLPYANHGHVVLADPSPILMYPISSTEVRCLVDVPGQKVPSIANGEMENYLKTVVAPQMPHEVYDSFIAAVNKGNIKSMPNRSMPASPYPTPGALLMGDAFNMRHPLTGGGMTVALSDIVVLRNLLRPLRDLSDGSSLCKYLESFYTLRKPVASTINTLANALYKVFCSSKDEARNEMREACFDYLSLGGMCTSGPVSLLSGLNPRPLTLVCHFFAVAVYGVIRLLIPFPSPKRMWLGAKLISGASGIIFPIIKAEGVRQMFFPATVPAYYRAPPVKGETKCS